The Dioscorea cayenensis subsp. rotundata cultivar TDr96_F1 unplaced genomic scaffold, TDr96_F1_v2_PseudoChromosome.rev07_lg8_w22 25.fasta BLBR01001060.1, whole genome shotgun sequence genome includes a window with the following:
- the LOC120255546 gene encoding uncharacterized protein LOC120255546, which yields MEVQAEVLEPLELRFADLLLLSSPSPSPFPDDADDLHRLQSLSSAVMRALGPSGPGLLSITAVPRAPALRRALLPLARKLALLDNKDRARILKEHGLGSDVPLKNPDRNVSSFALQLKFEQHASLKLSCRGAENVDVGDDFGKEGLNVYRSSDARDDEFKYLGNTFKELGLCMMELGLMLACVCDNAIGDGELEDSLMGSGTAKGRLIHYHSKLDSIMLRDRSRKIKGGISKARVNACSPLLCDREEGSLSQVPMEPCRMRSRTLDDNCCRASLSDLWQQWHYDYGIFTVLTGPMFLSSCQAGDCLCDSSHQECLSPSGHTYLQLFDSDKNKIYVVKSPPESFIIQVGESADVLSRGKLRSALHSVGRPLELENLSRETFVVFLQPAWNKVLSFPDGLLEANHEKVWSGNVMPKSCDEDNVLSSAALGSDKPNQLMQEILKKIPPLPSRLRDGMTFAEFSRETTKQYYGGCGTQSQR from the exons ATGGAAGTCCAAGCTGAGGTCTTGGAGCCATTGGAACTACGCTTCGCCGaccttctcctcctctcttctccttctccttctcccttCCCAGATGATGCCGATGACCTCCACCGCCTTCAATCCCTCTCCTCTGCCGTCATGCGTGCTCTAGGACCGTCCGGCCCCGGCCTTCTCTCCATCACCGCCGTTCCTAGAGCCCCTGCTCTCCGCCGCGCTCTCCTTCCCCTTGCCCGTAAGCTTGCTCTTCTCGACAACAAGGACCGCGCTCGGATCCTGAAG GAGCATGGGCTGGGAAGTGATGTTCCTCTTAAGAACCCTGATCGCAATGTGTCTTCTTTTGCCTTGCAATTGAAATTTGAGCAACATGCAAGTTTGAAATTGTCCTGCAGAGGAGCTGAAAATGTAGATGTAGGTGATGATTTTGGGAAAGAAGGTCTTAATGTTTATAGATCGTCAGACGCTCGTGATGATGAGTTTAAGTATTTAGGAAACACTTTTAAGGAATTAGGTCTTTGCATGATGGAACTTGGACTGATGCTAGCATGTGTATGTGACAACGCCATTGGTGACGGGGAACTGGAAGATAGTTTGATGGGGTCTGGCACTGCAAAAGGACGTCTTATTCATTACCATTCAAAGTTGGACAGTATTATGCTTAGAGATCGAAGCAGGAAGATTAAGGGAGGTATATCGAAAGCACGAGTGAATGCATGTAGTCCTTTACTTTGTGACAGAGAAGAGGGATCCCTGTCACAGGTGCCAATGGAGCCATGCAGGATGAGAAGCAGGACACTCGATGATAACTGCTGCAGAGCTTCTTTATCTGATTTGTGGCAACAATGGCACTATGATTATGGCATCTTCACTGTTTTGACAGGACCGATGTTTTTGTCATCTTGCCAAGCTGGAGATTGTCTTTGTGATTCAAGCCACCAAGAGTGCTTATCTCCATCAGGGCATACTTATTTGCAGTTATTTGACTctgacaaaaacaaaatttatgttGTGAAATCCCCGCCTGAAAGTTTCATCATTCAGGTGGGGGAATCAGCTGATGTATTGTCAAGAGGTAAGCTTCGTTCAGCCCTTCATTCTGTTGGCAGACCTTTAGAACTGGAGAACTTAAGTAGAGAGACTTTTGTTGTCTTCCTACAACCAGCATGGAACAAAGTTCTCTCTTTTCCAGATGGTCTTTTAGAAGCAAACCATGAGAAGGTCTGGTCGGGCAATGTAATGCCTAAATCTTGTGATGAGGATAATGTACTGAGTTCTGCTGCACTTGGATCTGACAAGCCAAATCAGTTAATGCaggaaattttgaaaaaaatcccACCATTGCCCTCACGGTTGAGAGATGGGATGACATTTGCAGAATTTTCGCGGGAAACTACCAAGCAATACTATGGTGGTTGTGGCACGCAATCTCAGAGATAG